In the Malassezia vespertilionis chromosome 1, complete sequence genome, one interval contains:
- a CDS encoding uncharacterized protein (EggNog:ENOG503NU2J; COG:L; BUSCO:EOG09263QH4) — translation MAPDAAGTLPPPPRATAVIVIGMAGSGKSTFVSRLASHLGKRSAAAAAANADPSTDAAQTEHATRPYIINIDPAVRNLGYSPNVDIRDTVDYRRVMEEYHLGPNGGILTALNLFTTKFDQVLQLAEKRANDVDEILLDTPGQIEIFTWSASGSIITDALASAMPTVVAYVVDTPRTTAPATFMSNMLYACSIMYKARLPFVLVFNKTDVQSDEFARKWMQDFEAFQKALALGNARDPSIHATQGVPENGEPLSSFMSRGEEPSYINSLMNSMSLVLDEFYKNLRAVGVSSATGAGMDEFLEAVQDARKEYLAEYRPEMERLLKEKSAQLGAAKESQMKSLLSDMRLREPRSGISKARDSIRVNPDKDAPEEPEYTDDGQIVDPDSDEERAEYGAPGGDDRRSKQWNKHDGTYWPTPTK, via the coding sequence ATGGCGCCGGACGCTGCAGGTAcattgccgccgccgccgcgcgcgacggcggtgATTGTGATAGGCATGGCTGGGTCGGGAAAGTCGACATTTGTATCCCGCCTTGCATCGCATCTCGGGAAACGCAGtgcagccgccgcagcagcgaaCGCGGACCCAAGCACagacgctgcacaaactGAGCATGCGACGCGGCCATACATTATCAACATTGATCCAGCCGTGCGGAATCTGGGATACTCGCCCAATGTTGATATTCGTGATACTGTCGACTACCGCCGCGTTATGGAAGAGTACCACCTGGGCCCAAATGGCGGGATTCTTACCGCGCTGAACCTGTTCACCACAAAGTTTGACCAGGTTTTGCAGCTTGCAgagaagcgcgcaaatgaTGTGGATGAAATCCTGCTTGATACACCGGGTCAGATTGAAATTTTTACGTGGAGCGCATCCGGCTCCATTATCACAGACGCGCTTGCGAGTGCGATGCCGACCGTCGTCGCCTACGTCGTGGACACGCCGCGTACTACAGCACCCGCAACATTTATGAGCAATATGTTGTATGCCTGCAGTATTATGTACAAAGCGCGGTTACCTTTTGTTCTTGTGTTCAACAAGACCGACGTGCAGTCGGACGAATTTGCACGGAAGTGGATGCAAGACTTTGAAGCGTTCCAAAaggcacttgcgcttggGAATGCACGAGATCCATCCATTCATGCCACGCAAGGCGTTCCGGAAAATGGTGAACCACTGTCCTCTTTTATGAGCCGCGGCGAGGAACCTAGCTACATCAACAGCCTCATGAATAGCATGAGTCTTGTTTTGGACGAGTTTTACAAGAACTTGCGTGCCGTCGGCGTCTCTTCTGCCACTGGCGCTGGTATGGATGAATTTCTTGAGGCCGTCCAGGACGCACGGAAAGAATACCTTGCAGAGTACCGCCCCGAAATGGAGCGTCTCTTGAAGGAGAAGagtgcgcagctcggcgcagCCAAAGAGTCGCAAATGAAGAGCCTGTTAAGCGATATGCGGCTGCGTGAGCCGCGCTCGGGGATctccaaggcgcgcgattcTATCCGTGTAAACCCGGATAAGGACGCGCCGGAGGAACCAGAGTACACGGACGATGGCCAGATTGTCGACCCAGACtcggacgaggagcgcgcaGAGTACGGAGCACCCGGCGGCGACGACCGGCGCTCGAAGCAGTGGAATAAGCACGATGGAACTTACTGGCCGACACCGACGAAGTGA
- a CDS encoding uncharacterized protein (EggNog:ENOG503P65U) → MHHLSNLKCNATGLAPEHSMVLPEREVTDNERPIMNMLDELYTQFDEQRTSIFAPDVMYTMPNGNVIVGRAQVVQKLRERAVMHPGRTVSQRLLQTPESLPVYAMVVDQVVSCENEAQLTSGRNLLVLKRRVQDGLVTSITEEEGHRKATVPLAARAGMANVFCSPTDKMVSPCTSKLNLTKKRHYMKAKPTNLFASMTSTQSSF, encoded by the coding sequence ATGCACCATCTCTCCAACCTCAAATGCAATGCTACTGGCCTGGCGCCCGAGCACTCCATGGTTTTGCCTGAGCGCGAAGTGACCGATAACGAGCGTCCAATTATGAACATGCTTGACGAGCTGTACACTCAATTTGACGAGCAGCGAACGTCAATCTTTGCGCCGGACGTGATGTATACCATGCCAAATGGCAACGTGATTGTCGGCAGGGCGCAGGTTGTACAGAAGCTACGTGAGCGTGCAGTTATGCACCCTGGTCGTACCGTAAGCCAGCGACTTCTGCAGACACCCGAGTCGCTGCCTGTGTATGCTATGGTTGTCGACCAGGTCGTATCTTGCGAGAATGAAGCGCAACTGACCAGCGGACGGAATCTGCTTGTGCTCAAGCGCCGTGTGCAGGACGGGCTGGTGACAAGTATTACTGAGGAGGAGGGGCACAGGAAGGCTACCGTGCCCcttgctgcacgcgccggaATGGCTAATGTATTCTGCTCGCCGACCGACAAGATGGTGTCGCCATGCACGTCGAAGCTGAATCTTACCAAAAAGCGGCACTATATGAAGGCTAAGCCAACGAATCTGTTTGCAAGCATGACCAGCACACAGAGCAGTTTCTGA
- a CDS encoding alcohol dehydrogenase (NADP(+)) (COG:Q; EggNog:ENOG503NUUT), with protein sequence MTEVDLGTVFKGSESGEIVKAKGETIKLGPGQVVIDIAYSGLCGTDQHFRHNPNMVLGHEGVGIISQVDPLVKHYKVGDRVGWGYNHEACGFCNHCWNGRDVICPDRKMYGVADLEWGSFGDRAVLNEFFIHRIPDNYPLRLAGPLQCGGATVYSAILNAESKPGQRVGVLGLGGLGHLAVQYLNKMGLHVTVISSSNSKREQALELGASEFIATKENPDFKGVLPLDALYVSTSFQPEWDQVVKVMAPGGALVPLTVSDEEFRFPYSSILLKELRVIGSLVARRQVHREMMEFSALNDVRPMVEELPMTEEGLNKAFARLEKGDVRYRFVLKSQRTDAD encoded by the coding sequence ATGACTGAAGTTGATTTGGGGACTGTATTTAAAGGAAGCGAAAGTGGCGAGATCGTCAAGGCCAAAGGCGAGACGATTAAGCTTGGTCCTGGCCAAGTCGTGATCGATATCGCGTACTCTGGCCTGTGCGGTACGGACCAGCATTTCCGCCACAATCCTAACATGGTGCTTGGCCACGAAGGAGTGGGCATTATCTCGCAAGTCGATCCCCTAGTGAAGCACTACAAGGTAGGAGACCGTGTCGGTTGGGGCTACAACCACGAAGCTTGCGGCTTTTGTAACCACTGTTGGAATGGGCGCGATGTGATCTGCCCCGACCGCAAAATGTACGGCGTTGCAGACCTGGAGTGGGGCAGCTTTGGCGATCGCGCCGTCCTCAACGAGTTTTTCATCCACAGGATCCCCGACAACTACCCACTTCGCTTGGCTGGCCCGTTGCAGTGTGGTGGCGCAACGGTGTACAGCGCCATTTTGAATGCGGAGTCCAAGCCTGGCCAGCGGGTCGGTGTGCTTGGTCTAGGTGGACTTGGCCACCTTGCTGTACAGTACCTGAACAAGATGGGTCTGCATGTGACGGTTATCAGTAGCTCGAACAGCAAGCGGGAGCAAGCGCTTGAGCTCGGTGCAAGCGAGTTTATTGCAACAAAAGAAAACCCTGACTTTAAAGGGGTGCTGCCTTTGGATGCACTGTACGTGTCTACGAGCTTCCAGCCCGAGTGGGACCAAGTGGTGAAAGTGATGGCCCCCGGCGGGGCTCTCGTGCCGCTCACGGTAAGCGATGAAGAGTTCCGGTTCCCCTACTCTTCCATTCTGTTAAAAGAGCTCCGTGTGATTGGCAGTCTTGTTGCGCGCCGTCAAGTGCACCGCGAGATGATGGAATTCAGTGCGCTGAACGATGTGAGGCCGATGGTCGAAGAACTTCCCATGACTGAAGAGGGCCTGAACAAGGCCTTTGCTCGTCTCGAAAAAGGCGACGTGCGCTACCGCTTTGTGCTGAAGTCACAGCGCACCGATGCGGATTAA
- the TPI1 gene encoding triose-phosphate isomerase (COG:G; BUSCO:EOG092644TW; EggNog:ENOG503NW35), which translates to MSRTFFVGGNWKMNGSISKYQELVNNLKGARLDDNSEVVIAPPYMYLLPAQELLKGNNRIQIGAQDAYFKPSGAFTGEISSAMLKDAQISWVIIGHSERRTLFHETDDEVAKKVQAALDENVKVILCIGESLEQREKGDSIKVVIGQLDAAAKSVKDWSKVVIAYEPVWAIGTGKVATKEQAQEVHAAIRDWLVKAIGQGDAEKVRIIYGGSVSGANCKELAAQKDIDGFLVGGASLKPEFVDIVNARL; encoded by the coding sequence ATGTCTCGCACTTTCTTTGTTGGCGGTAACTGGAAGATGAACGGGTCCATCTCCAAGTACCAGGAGCTTGTAAACAACCTCAAGGGCGCTCGCCTTGATGACAACTCGGAAGTTGtcattgcgccgccgtaCATGTACCTTTTGCCCGCGCAGGAGCTCTTGAAGGGCAACAACCGCATCCAGATTGGTGCTCAGGATGCGTACTTTAAGCCGTCCGGTGCATTTACTGGCGAGATTTCGTCTGCAATGCTCAAGGATGCGCAGATCTCTTGGGTGATTATCGGCCACTcggagcgccgcactctTTTCCACGAGACCGACGATGAGGTTGCCAAGAAGGTTcaggccgcgctggacgagaaTGTCAAGGTGATCCTCTGTATCGGCGAGAGtcttgagcagcgcgagaaggGTGACAGCATTAAAGTCGTTATTGGccagctcgacgctgctgcaaagAGCGTCAAGGACTGGAGCAAGGTCGTGATTGCCTACGAGCCCGTCTGGGCGATCGGCACGGGCAAGGTTGCGACCAAAGAGCAGGCTCAAGAAGTGCACGCTGCGATTCGTGACTGGCTCGTCAAGGCCATTGGTCAGGGTGACGCCGAGAAGGTGCGTATTATCTACGGCGGCTCCGTCAGCGGTGCCAACTGCAAGgagctcgctgcgcagaaGGACATTGACGGGTTCCTTGTTGGCGGTGCCAGCTTGAAGCCCGAGTTTGTGGACATTGTCAACGCGCGTCTCTAA
- a CDS encoding 23S rRNA (adenine(1618)-N(6))-methyltransferase (COG:J; EggNog:ENOG503NZIZ), whose product MDHLCPALPNRLNYIHWIEDVLHASHITDVQGLDIGTGSIAIYACLACAMHPAWTMVGTDIDPSAVASARATIESSPSLAQRITLVETTPHAPLFPRGKFAFCMCNPPFYASPADRQASASAKQEVRRKCTGHATELYTPGGELRFVQRMMDESMQESNRARIVWFSSMLGKLSSLHAAVAHLRCAKITNYAVTEFMQGTTKRWAIAWSFHGARLPDTLVRSEALAKLAPRSTERTTLISANGIAAALRECATLPKEHVDVTVLGEEHVALGLYSACWTRGARRKRKRKEVLAQRADPVLQVELRAQHGKLTIRWLYGMDAVLFESLSKHLFDYLANYSRE is encoded by the exons ATGG ATCACTTGTGCCCCGCCTTGCCGAATCGGCTCAACTACATTCACTGGATAGAGGACGTGCTGCATGCCTCGCATATCACCGACGTGCAAGGACTTGATATCGGTACGGGAAGTATTGCTATTTATGCATGTCTTGCGTGTGCCATGCATCCTGCATGGACCATGGTAGGCACCGATATCGATCCTAGTGCCGTGGCGTCGGCACGCGCTACGATTGAAAGCAGTCCATcgctcgcacagcgcatcaCACTTGTAGAGACCacgccgcatgcgccgctctttcCGCGCGGAAAGTTTGCATTCTGCATGTGCAATCCGCCATTTTACGCGTCGCCGGCGGATCGCCAAGCATCTGCATCCGCCAAGCAAgaggtgcgccgcaaatgTACTGGCCATGCCACCGAGCTGTATACCCCTGGCGGCGAGTTGCGGTTTGTGCAGCGGATGATGGACGAAAGCATGCAGGAATCAAATCGAGCACGGATCGTGTGGTTCTCTagcatgctcggcaagctgtCGTCACTGCATGCGGCTGTagcgcacttgcgctgcgccaaaaTTACCAATTACGCAGTTACTGAATTTATGCAAGGGACGACAAAGCGATGGGCGATTGCGTGGTCTTTTCACGGGGCGCGGCTTCCGGATACGCTCGTGCGTAGCGAGGCACTAGCAAagctcgcgccgcgtagTACGGAGCGAACGACGTTGATTTCGGCTAATGGGATTGCTGCTGCACTCCGGGAATGCGCAACATTGCCCAAGGAGCATGTGGACGTGACCGTTTTGGGCGAGGAGCACGTCGCTTTGGGATTGTACTCTGCTTGTTGGACACGCGGTGCGCGCAGGAAACGCAAGCGGAAAGAagtgcttgcacagcgcgcggatccCGTGCTTCAAGTCGagcttcgcgcgcaacacGGCAAGCTCACGATTCGGTGGTTGTATGGAATGGACGCTGTTCTGTTCGAGTCGCTGAGCAAGCACCTGTTTGACTATTTAGCGAATTATAGTCGAGAGTAA
- the ADE17 gene encoding bifunctional phosphoribosylaminoimidazolecarboxamide formyltransferase/IMP cyclohydrolase (COG:F; EggNog:ENOG503NY4C), with amino-acid sequence MGAPQATAILSVYDKTGLIELAEGLAAKNVRLLGSGGTARAVREAGIEIGDVSDITQAPEMLQGRVKTLHPAVHGGILARTSLESDRKDLEAQRIAPIDIVVCNLYPFEDTVARDPAPTVAQAVEEIDIGGVTLIRAAAKNHDRVWVLCDPNDYSTFLQQYGQPGEKAQEARNMFALKGFTHTAKYDEAISNYFRATYASPGHDFVEQMTLRYGANPHQKPAQAYVTEGELPFKALGGSPGYINLLDALNAWGLVKELAEATGLPAAASFKHVSPAGAAVAVPLSENEARSSFVADLGPLSQLATAYARARGADRMSSFGDIIALSHKCDAQTAKIIAREVSDGVIAPAYDQEALDLLLPKKGGKYCVLQMDSNYVPALRESRQVYGVTLEQRRNDLKVTKDMFKDVVTSRTDLPDAAQLDMIVATIVLKYTQSNSVCYALHGQVIGLGAGQQSRIHCTRLAGSKADNWWLRQCPRVLDLPFKKGTKRPEKSNTIDLFVEGAPLSGEERAQWESAFENVPAPLSETEREAHAAKLKDVVVASDAFFPFPDNVHRAARSGAGYIAAPGGSVMDAACVDAANEHGIVVVRTTYRLFHH; translated from the exons ATGGGTGCACCACAGGCAACGGCTATCTTGTCCGTGTACGACAAGACAGGCCTCATTGAGCTTGCTGAAGGACTTGCTGCTAAAAATGTGCGTCTTcttggcagcggcggcaccgcgcgcgccgtgcgcgaagcagGAATCGAAATTGG CGACGTCTCCGACATTACGCAGGCGCCTGAGATGCTGCAGGGCCGAGTAAAGACGCTGCATCCCGCTGTGCATGGCGGTATCCTCGCGCGTACATCGCTCGAATCCGACCGCAAGGATTTGGAGGCACAACGCATTGCGCCTATCGACATTGTGGTGTGCAACCTGTACCCCTTTGAGGACACCGTCGCCCGCGACCCAGCCCCAACTGTTGCACAAGCTGTAGAGGAAATTGATATCGGTGGTGTGACGCTGAtccgtgccgccgccaagaACCACGACCGCGTCTGGGTGTTGTGCGACCCGAATGACTACTCCACGTTCCTGCAGCAGTACGGCCAGCCCGGAGAAAAAGCGCAAGAGGCTCGCAATATGTTTGCGCTCAAAGGCTTTACACACACGGCCAAGTACGATGAGGCCATCAGCAACTATTTCCGCGCGACGTATGCCTCGCCCGGTCACGACTTTGTGGAGCAAATGACGCTGCGCTACGGCGCGAATCCCCACCAGAAGCCCGCGCAGGCATACGTGACGGAAGGAGAGCTGCCCTTCaaagcgcttggcggctCCCCTGGCTACATCAATTTGCTCGATGCCTTGAACGCATGGGGCCTTGTCAAGGAGCTCGCGGAAGCTACCGGCTTGCCCGCCGCCGCTTCTTTCAAGCACGTCTCgcctgcaggcgctgctgtgGCGGTGCCTCTTTCGGAGAACGAGGCGCGCTCTTCGTTTGTTGCTGACCTCGGTCCTCTTTCCCAGCTTGCCACTGcgtacgcacgcgcgcgcggcgcggaccGTATGAGCAGTTTTGGCGACATTATTGCGCTTTCGCACAAGTGCGATGCACAAACGGCCAAGATCATTGCACGCGAAGTGAGTGACGGTGTGATTGCTCCGGCCTACGACCAGGAAGCCTTGGACTTGCTGCTGCCCAAGAAAGGCGGCAAGTACTGTGTGCTGCAGATGGATTCGAACTATGtccctgcgctgcgcgagtcgCGCCAAGTCTACGGCGTCACgctggagcagcgccgcaatgATCTCAAGGTCACCAAAGACATGTTCAAGGACGTGGTCACGAGCCGCACAGACCTgccagacgctgcgcagctcgacaTGATCGTCGCGACGATCGTGCTCAAGTACACGCAGTCCAACAGCGTCTGCTACGCACTTCACGGCCAAGTCATTGGactcggcgctgggcagCAGTCGCGCATTCACTGCACGCGTCTCGCTGGGAGCAAGGCAGACAACTGGTGGCTCCGCCAGTGCCCCCGCGTGCTCGACTTGCCGTTCAAAAAAGGGACCAAGCGCCCCGAAAAGAGCAACACAATAGATTTGTTTGTcgaaggcgcgccgctttctgGTGAGGAACGTGCGCAGTGGGAGTCTGCATTCGAGAATGtgcccgcgccgctcagCGAAaccgagcgcgaggcgcacgcTGCGAAGCTGAAAgacgtcgtcgtcgcgaGCGATGCCTTTTTTCCGTTCCCTGACAATGTAcaccgcgcagcgcgctctGGAGCTGGCTACATTGCCGCACCTGGCGGTAGTGTGATGGATGCTGCGTGTGTCGACGCGGCCAACGAGCACGGAATTGTCGTCGTACGCACTACATACCGTCTTTTCCATCATTAG
- a CDS encoding uncharacterized protein (COG:J; EggNog:ENOG503P5HS) codes for MASPELASTYAALILADEGIEISSDKIVELTTAAGSPVEPIWATLLAKALEGKDIKDMLTNIGTAGAAAPAAGGAPAAGGAAAPADAPAEEKKEEEKEESDDDMGFGLFD; via the exons ATGGCATCTCC CGAGCTCGCTTCCACTTACGCTGCTTTGATCCTCGCCGACGAGGGCATTGAGATTTCT AGCGACAAGATTGTCGAGCTCACCACTGCCGCCGGCTCTCCCGTTGAACCGATCTGGGCGACCCTGCTGGCAAAGGCTCTCGAGGGCAAGGACATCAAGGACATGCTTACCAACATTGGTACTGCTGGTGCTGCCGCCCCTGCCGCTGGCGGTGCCCCTGCTGCCGGCGGTGCCGCCGCCCCTGCCGACGCCCCTGCTGAGGAGAAGAAGGAGGAGGAGAAGGAAGAGTCTGATGACGAC ATGGGCTTTGGTCTCTTTGACTAA
- the MON1 gene encoding Vacuolar fusion protein mon1 (EggNog:ENOG503NUUU; COG:S), with amino-acid sequence MPPKRHARALGLGVPGNAALRTSSASTSAIQTDLSTTRAVSHTGSDAVAMLRAVYHDADDAANVDTPPVPLEVHAVDEVPYTPAHAIYFVFSESGKLVYASEAQHEESEWVYAHTGVMHALLALFAGEMHGDTMDRITMYDAQRRAVQVSFLARPPLYVACASTEDSPLFVVRPQLARIHAAIISLVSAPRLERLFSKMPNFDLRGLLSPTQLYLDGVVEDMHASAAVALHALPMQPMDAAMRQRAILACLPSARDGLLYLFVVRDAQIAALAHPKHHTPHPEDVALLLAMARCGPARTQPPEHEAWAPICLPHAAPHGFVYVYTSVVEDATLFMVTSHREGFHAAQAWRAGIDTDALLDALHAPCPSPPSIPRVYHYAVVGHRYAQCTGPAIPSDATRLVSLYTHLLARLQGPDTTQQPALDAAQVYAPGPRHAALALPLKLLYYRTATEAILGWRTGALTLCLAVRPPRVHAAQ; translated from the exons ATGCCGCCCAAGCGCCATGCCCGCGCGTTGGGCCTTGGCGTGCCCggcaatgctgcgctgcgcacgtcgtCTGCATCGACCAGCGCTATACAGACAGATCTATCTacgacgcgcgcagtcAGCCACACTGGAAGCGATGCGGTTGCCATGCTCCGCGCCGTATACCACGATGCTGACGACGCAGCAAACGTCGACACGCCTCCCGTGCCGCTCGAAGTGCATGCGGTGGACGAGGTGCCATACACACCCGCACACGCAATCTATTTTGTGTTTAGCGAGTCTGGAAAGCTCGTATACGCGAGCGAGGCCCAGCACGAGGAATCTGAGTGGGTATATGCACACACCGGCGTCATGCATGCATTGCTCGCCCTTTTCGCCGGAGAGATGCACGGGGATACGATGGATCGGATCACGATGTATGATGCACAACGACGTGCGGTACAGGTCAGtttccttgcgcgcccACCATTGTATGTAGCATGTGCATCGACCGAAGATTCACCGCTTTTCGTTGTGCGCCCGCAGCTTGCACGCATCCACGCAGCGATCATCAGCCTTGTGAGTGCACCGCGCCTTGAGCGGCTCTTTAGCAAGATGCCCAATTTTGATCTGCGCGGTCTGCTTAGCCCCACACAGCTGTACCTGGACGGCGTGGTGGAAGACATGCACGCAAGTGCTGCCGTGGCACTGCATGCACTCCCAATGCAGCCCATGGACGCTGCaatgcggcagcgcgcaatCCTTGCATGTCTTCCTTCTGCACGCGATGGTCTACTTTATCTAttcgtcgtgcgcgacgcacagattgccgcgctcgcgcacccAAAGCACCACACGCCGCATCCCGAGGACGTCGCGCTGTTGCTagccatggcgcggtgcggccCAGCACGCACACAACCCCCAGAGCACGAAGCTTGGGCGCCGATTTGCCTGCcacacgcggcgccgcacggatTCGTGTACGTGTATACGAGCGTGGTAGAAGATGCCACTCTCTTTATGGTCACGAGCCACCGCGAAGGGTTCCACGCGGCCCaggcatggcgcgcaggaATCGATACTGATGCGCTTCTGGACGCACTTCATGCGCCGTGCCCTTCACCGCCATCGATCCCTAGAGTATACCATTACGCTGTTGTTGGCCACCGCTACGCACAATGCACGGGCCCAGCGATCCCAAGCGACGCAACGCGCCTCGTCTCTTTGTACACACACTTGCTTGCACGCTTGCAAGGACCTGATACAACGCAACAgcccgcgctggacgctgCACAGGTGTATGCGCCTGggccgcgccatgctgcgcttgcacttCCGCTGAAACTGCTCTATTACCGCACCGCGACCGAAGCCATCCTTGGCTGGCGCACCGGCGCACTCACCTTGTGCCTCGCCGTGCGTCCTCC CCGCGtacatgcggcgcagtga
- a CDS encoding lipoyl synthase (BUSCO:EOG0926131E; COG:H; EggNog:ENOG503NWHD): protein MHRVARVVHPFRRGLHSAHAQSVTDSSDPREAPMVPERVRLAALRSRLAAEEGMVIDKLVESKPATRIQLGRVNDTRLPSYMKTQIPKGTSFGRIKRDLRGLKLATVCEEARCPNIGECWGGDGGKERATATIMLMGDTCTRACRFCAVKTSRAPAPLDPHEPENTAEAISRWGLGYIVLTSVDRDDIADGGAKHIALTISKIKQKAPHILVEALVPDFSGEADHVQQVALSGLDVYAHNVETVERTTPMVRDRRAKYRQSLAMLAHAKHVKPSLVTKTSIMLGCGEADHEVEQTLCELRDADVDVVTFGQYMRPTKRHMKVSEYVAPEKFAMWQERAEAMGFLYVASGPLVRSSYKAGEFFIKNVIERRRGAGTPIDTPVVSAMRTATHIM, encoded by the coding sequence ATGCACCGAGTGGCGCGAGTTGTGCACCCATTTCGGCGCGGGCTGCACagtgcacacgcacaaaGTGTGACAGACTCTTCTGATCCGCGCGAAGCACCGATGGTGCCAGAGCGTGTGCgcctggcggcgctgcgctctaGACTGGCGGCAGAAGAGGGCATGGTCATTGACAAGCTTGTAGAGTCCAAACCGGCCACCCGCATCCAGCTTGGCCGCGTCAATGATACGCGTCTTCCCTCATACATGAAGACGCAGATTCCAAAAGGTACCAGCTTTGGGCGGATAAAGCGCGACCTGCGAGGGTTGAAGCTAGCCACAGTGTGTGAAGAAGCGCGATGCCCCAATATTGGCGAATGCTGGGGTGGCGATGGCGGCAAAGAGCGTGCGACGGCGACTATCATGCTTATGGGAGATACCTGCACGCGTGCATGTCGCTTTTGTGCGGTCAagacgagccgcgcgcccgCGCCATTGGACCCTCACGAGCCAGAAAACACGGCCGAGGCAATCTCGCGCTGGGGCCTGGGCTACATTGTGCTCACCAGTGTCGACCGAGACGATATTGCGGATGGCGGTGCGAAGCATATTGCGCTGACTATATCGAAAATCAAGCAGAAAGCACCGCATATCCttgtcgaggcgcttgtgccggACTTTAGCGGCGAGGCGGACCATGTTCAGCAGGTCGCCCTGAGCGGCCTCGACGTGTACGCACACAACGTAGAGACGGTCGAGCGCACCACTCCCATGGTCCGCGACCGGCGTGCCAAGTACCGCCAGAGCCTTGCGATGCTAGCGCATGCAAAGCATGTGAAACCGTCGCTTGTGACTAAAACGAGCATCATGCTTGGGTGCGGCGAGGCGGATCATGAAGTGGAGCAGACACTGTGCGAATTGCGTGACGCGGACGTGGACGTAGTCACGTTTGGACAGTACATGCGGCCAACAAAGCGGCACATGAAAGTGTCTGAATACGTCGCGCCTGAAAAGTTCGCCATGTGGCAGGAGCGAGCGGAGGCGATGGGGTTCCTGTACGTTGCAAGTGGGCcgcttgtgcgcagcagctaCAAAGCTGGCGAGTTCTTTATCAAGAATGTGAttgagcggcgccgcggtgcaggcACTCCGATTGACACGCCTGTCGTATCCGCGATGCGTACAGCGACGCACATAATGTAA
- the PFY1 gene encoding profilin, required for normal timing of actin polymerization in response to thermal stress (EggNog:ENOG503P5G2; COG:Z) → MSWQGYVDTNLVGTGKVSQAAIIGLKGGVWASSAGFTISPEEQQAAISGFDEPSPLQANGIHVNGKKYLALQANPRSIYGKVGGDGVCMVKTNQAVLIGAYQSPILPGDANKVVEGLADYLISVGY, encoded by the exons ATGTCTTGGCAAGGATACGTGGATACGAACCTCGTCGGCACCGGCAAGGTGTCACAGGCAGCAATTATTGGCCTGAAGGGCGGTGTTTGGGCCAGTAGTGCGGGTTTTACT ATCAGCCCGGAggagcagcaagcggcCATCAGCGGGTTTGACGAACCGTCGCCGCTGCAGGCGAACGGGATCCATGTGAATGGAAAAAAGTATCTTGCTCTGCAGGCGAACCCTCGCTCGATTTACGGCAAGGTAGGTGGCGACGGTGTGTGCATGGTAAAGACCAACCAAGCGGTCCTGATCGGTGCGTACCAATCGCCCATATTGCCGGGCGATGCCAACAAGGTGGTCGAGGGTCTTGCAGACTATTTGATTTCCGTGGGCTACTAA
- a CDS encoding uncharacterized protein (EggNog:ENOG503P6WP; TransMembrane:1 (n2-9c13/14o37-61i); COG:O; COG:U), translating to MGTLALALFNSAGYFEPKPINSPYEPGIPTGNRAMAGIVRTFGVIYALISVLTLLWGLYSYQRRVTLIKSRHPGTFVKQHF from the exons ATGGGCACcttggcgcttgcgctaTTTAACTCTGCGGGGTACTTTGAGCCAAAACCCATCAACTCGCCTTATGAGCCCGGAATTCCTACGGGTaaccgcgccatggcgggTATTGTCCGCACGTTTGGCGTTATTTATGCCCTGATCTCTGTGCTTACGCTGCTCTGGGGCCTGTACAGCtaccagcgccgcgtgaCACTGATCAAAAGCAGGCATCCTGGCACTTTTG TGAAGCAGCACTTTTAA